The genome window gccatacaacaacaacaacaacagcagcagcagcaacaacaacagtaataattaattcataattaattgtgaaatatataaaacggTTTTTGTCCAAATTCTCATACTCTCGTCTCAACCattaagaaattgttaaatgtcAAACGTAAACTTGGAAAATCATTTtctaattcaaaatttttaaactgtgTCTTTTTGCAGGTGAATGGCGATGATAGTTGGTATTATGAGGACATTCAACTGGAGCGTGGCAACTCTGGATTGGGCTTCTCAATTGCCGGTGGCACTGATAATCCCCACATTGGCACCGACACATCGATATATATAACGAAATTGATTCCGGGCGGCGCAGCAGCTGCTGATGGACGTTTGAGCATTAATGATATCATTGTGTCTGTTAATGATGTATCCGTTGTGGATGTGCCACATGCATCTGCCGTAGATGCCCTCAAAAAGGCCGGCAATATTGTCAAATTGCATGTGAAGCGAAAACGTGTCGCAAGTGCAAGTGCAAGTGCAACAAATGCCACAACTGCTAccacagctgccacagctACCGCCGCCGTTGCCTCATCAACTGATGTTCAAGATAGCGGCAGTGCAACAACGACGGGGCCAAAGgtcattgaaattgatttggtcAAAGGTGGCAAGGGGTTGGGCTTCTCAATTGCCGGTGGCATCGGCAATCAGCACATACCTGGCGACAATGGCATCTACGTGACAAAGCTAATGGACGGCGGAGCGGCCCAAGTCGATGGTCGTCTCTCCATTGGCGACAAGCTCATTGCGGTTCGCACTAATGGGGTAAGTTCTAAGAGTcatatatacacgtacatatgtgCATATTCCACTACGCGTGCTCTACAAAtctataaacaacaaaaaactacaaaaatatttttcccccaaattttatcaaaaccaaattcaataaaaaactaCAATCGATAAGAGTTATACAAAACTCTGCAacgcaaaatcaatttttggtGTTTCTATAACTTTTAGATGTCAAAATTATTGTtgagatattaaaaaaaaattgttttaatggaaataaatttaaaaaatttctatattGACTATAAGGACATCTCAGacgaatttaattatttcaaatatatttacgaGTGCCAATTCagtgataaattaaatatttttgttccaTTTTGTCAGTGTcaagtaaaaattattgttaaattcaacaaaatctGTTAGTTAATATTATTCTAGACTATAAAGTAATGTGCACTTAATACTTAAATAAGAaggcttaaaattaatatttaattaatttcaaaacaataattttgtgGTAAATTGAATTAGATTGATGCCTTTTATGGCGCTAATTTTGGGAATATTGACATTTtgattaagtaaatatatttcatatatatttttattttaaagagaattaatattgaatttaattccTGTCAATAATCtatcttatattaaaatagaatttaaattcatttatttgctgCACATGTCAATGATAAAAgactttgttaaaaataaacggatagtgacaaataaaaaaaacttttatatttaaagaatattgattccttttttaattgaaaatgttatattttgtatttaaatgaaatgtgaaaacaaaatacatcttaaatgaattattttgttgtacttGGGGCCTTCGTTTAGAGATTTGTAGTACGCATATGATGAAACTTGTCTAAATGAAAATGCTAATCGATACATGTATCTTATAGAGTGAAAAGAATCTGGAGAATGTTACGCATGAATTGGCTGTGGGCACGCTCAAGTCAATCACTGATAAGGTGACATTGATTGTTGGCAAAACACAGCATTTAACCAGCAGTGCATCACAATCGGGCGGAGGCGTCGCATCCAGTTTGAGTGGCAgccaacttggccaacagtCGCAGGCACACTCACAATCGCAATCACAATTgtcaaccacagcagcagtagcagcaacagcaacaggaacaacaacattaacacgACAGCAGCAGGAATCAACAGGTGCGCTTAACAATGTTGGCCAGACAGCATCAATGTCAGTCACAGACTCAGTCACAGCTATCATCACAACTAGCAACTCCACCATCACCACCAACACCATCACTTCCAATACTACCACCAACAACAtcaccaacaccaccaacacTTTCACCAATTTAATCTcagtcagcaacaacaacaactgcagcagcagcaacagcaacattaataataacaacaacaacagcagcagcaacaacagcagcagcagcaacaatcacaacaacaacttggctgcagctacagctacagctatcACAACACAActaccaccacaacaacaacagcaacagcaacaacaacaacagcaacagctacccCAAGCACCCGCCTCAGCCTCCGCTCATAATGCTAAGCTTGCAATGCCAAGTGCCGATTTCAAGCGTTCCCAATCACCCTTGCCAAGGCGTAAGCGAATCCGAAACATATTTCAACTTGAACTTGAACTATCCTGTCGTACTACTAACAATCTTTATCTTCATCTTAAAAGAGCCCTATACTCCTACCATGTATTCGATAGATTCATAATCTAATCATTATTCACAAAGCATTCAAATCTTCAGGTTGGCTAAAAGTCTTGTATGTTGAGGCAATCATACAGCTCTgataattttctatatatttatatacataaatctcTATGTACGGCTCTCTACTAATTGCTAAATTATTGCTGCTATCTTTCCCTAACTCTAACCATAAACAGCAATATCTCGATTTATGTCTAGAATTTTTTGTTCTGAAAATAGGCGTCGgaaatagaattttttactcattttaattaatacttgcaaaaattaaaaggcaTCAAACAAGACTTATTTATACACAGAGTGACAAGACATTGAtttgacaacgacaacgataaacacatatttgtatttatatttttttttaagtaacccAATGAATTGCACTATTTAAAGAAACTATATAGAAATATGACAAACAAGTATACAaccaagaaaaatatttattagtttgcaatttaaaatatgtgatTTTTGTGCATAGTGAAAACAATAACTTGCCAtacctaaattttttttttaaattattcaatatgtTTTTGGAAGTTATTTATTGCCGAAAAGAGTTCCGAATTGagttatatatttcattttatttttccgaaaaaacttttgaatactaactaaaataaaaaagagatcCATTGGACTGTACTactttttgaataataaaattgaacatgtgtgtgcattttctctctttgtcaaaaaataatactgaCAACTGTCTTGTATGAAATGTAATCAAACACGTTATATCAATTTGATAAAGGActtttcccctttttttttattcttcctTACTCCAAATGAAATGACGACGTCTTTCCAATTacagaaacaattttttcacaaTGTAAATTGAACACAACGACATAAGTAGAGGCATTGCTGTAATAGTCTTTATTCGAACTTCGGATCAATTCACTTTTCGAGATCTACTTCTCCTGAGAGCTTGCACGGCTTTTTGTTTGATTGCTTGCTAAGCTGCtggttttaagtgttgtttgtTATCGAGAATCAGTAACAGAACTTTTACACCACTGTGTTTTTCAGTGCTGTGCAGTGCagtgtgtttatttaaaaatacgatCCCAAAACAATAAGAATAACGTTGATTGTCTACAAATTTTACCTTAACATGGCATCCTGTTTTATAAATGCatgataaacaaaaactacaaatgattttttgtttttgtttttattactcTTCTATGTGTCTTTTTGTCCTATTATATGATCATCTTATTCACTATTTCTTTATTACATAACACAtttgcgtatgtgtgtgtttttaaatgttttataagcGCTGGAAAGCGAACGATAACACTATTTCTGATTTCTTTTGTTCGTCTTTTATCTTATTATCTTTTCGATGGTATTAGTTCGTATTTATTAAGACTATCTTTctaatttaaagtgaaaagcgTGCTCATTTCTTTGAGTTTCATAAGCCAACCTTGTTCTGAAAACCTAGCAAAAGACATTGAGAAATGCCAAGATTTCTTCTACAtacataaaagtatttatCAAACTTCTTTCACTTGAttctttttctgttgttgAAAAATTCCACTTTATATTTATCTGTTTCACAAAGAAATCTATGATATTGCCAATCTGTCGATTGATCAACGATAATATCTAGCCATTCATGTTGAAATTACTTAAGAATTGTAGTTTcttcttaaaaatatgttcgatAATATCTATTGTTCAGTCAGCGATGATGTCTATGcatctagattctagaatatttagttatttatctATTTCTCATTTTCTCTGTCTTTTGCTGGTTTTGTGTTCACTTTTCTGATTTCCTATTTTCacttactattttttttatgaattttgatTGATACTCTTCTTTGTATCtctatcaaaatatttgaacgCGCGATCTCCACTAATTACCCCTTATTACCCCTCTTTCTTTCATGTCTCGATAAATGCacgtgtgtgtgcatatactttgtttgtgtgtatgtgtaaccGTTACACGCGTTGTGGTTGTTatttatatctaaaaaaaaaaaaaaaacaaaacaaaacaaaaatacatgtaCAATATTACGGCGGTTTTTAGAGCCCGGCTCAAGATATGCATCGACGAATGTCTTGGCGGCCGTGCCACCGGGTACACCTCGCGCAGTCAGCACTGAGGATATAACCAGGTGAGTTGTGCGACCTAAGGACGTGACTCCTCTTGTTGCGATACTTGCCACGttcttataattattgtttcatttattggttttttaatgtttgtttttatttgcaatttacaaCAGGGAACCACGCACGATTACCATACAGAAAGGACCTCAGGGCCTGGGCTTTAATATTGTGGGCGGCGAGGATGGACAGGGTATCTATGTATCGTTCATATTGTCTGGCGGTCCCGCGGATCTTGGATCCGAGTTGAAACGCGGCGATCAATTGCTCAGTGTAAACAACGTGAATTTGACGCATGCCACGCACGAGGAAGCGGCCCAGGCACTTAAAGTGAgtacaataaatacaattctttaaaattaaattctatgtaaatttaatgatgattaacttttcttttattttagacgTCTGGCGGCGTTGTTACTTTGGTGGCACAATATCGACCCGAGGATTACAATCGTTTCGAGGCGCGCATTCAGGAGTTGAAGCAACAGGCGGCGCTTAGCGCTGGTGGCTCTGGAACTCTGCTTCGCACCACACAGAAGCGATCGCTTTATGTGCGAGCTCTGTTTGATTATGATCCAAATCGTGATGATGGCTTGCCATCACGCGGCCTGCCCTTTAAGCATGGTGACATTCTCCATGTGACAAATGCTTCCGACGATGAATGGTGGCAGGCACGTCGCGTCCTTGGCGACAATGAAGATGAGCAAATTGGTATTGTGCCATCGAAACGGCGCTGGGAGCGTAAAATGCGTGCACGTGATCGCAGCGTCAAGTTCCAGGGACATGCGGCGGCAAATAATAATCTAGATAAGGTAAAAATTTAAGAGGTTACATAAAGTTTTAAGTAGCTTAAAGCAACTAAAAGATTAGTCAGCTGATAGTTAGGATTTGATaggaaaatatacaatttggaCACCACTGACCTACATGGATCTTAAATGCCAAAGTATATCTGCATTATTATTCCCATCTGAAGTCAGTCTTATCACAGAATACATCATTTTGCCAATCCTGTTGATTAATTTTCgtcatatatatatcaatGTAAGTTTCCAGCTGCTTGCTTCAACATTGTCTCTTCTTAAAAACCGCATCCGATAGAACATGTATTTTACAGAACTACTAGACCTCTCACATCTTTATAGAATGAAAGGTTGTGTATtttaaatcaagttaaaataggaacaatttattataaagcaGCTCATCATATagaaatttattgtatataacTATGAGTACTTATGTAAAAGGACAAATTATCCGAAATATCATGTGAATCTTCAAGTTTAAAGCATCTTCTGGTTGTCATTTTCTTTCAACCTCATTTTGCAATTAGGAAAGCatcgtttttttctttaaattttttcaaacaatatagtttttcaattgatattttttttgtgacagAGAAGTTGAACTGTACATAGGGTTTTAGAAGATCCAAGTTGTTGTCTATCGTGACTAGACAAGATTATTTCACTGGAGATTTGACGTCCCTCAATTATCATATTCTTTCGTTCTCTTATTCTCTCGTCGACTTTTACAATAATCTTTgtcttttgtgtgtttgtaacTGTAATTACAGCAATCAACATTGGATCGCAAGAAGAAGAATTTTACATTCTCACGCAAGTTTCCGTTCATGAAGAGTCGCGATGAGAAGAACGAAGACGGCAGCGATCAAGAGCGTAAGTAGCACAGAGTCTTCTCTCAACTGCAAGTGCGATGTCTCGAATTAACAGAAAACCGTGCaatcaacaattaattaacaaccattacaaaaacaactatgacaacaacaactatgataataataataataataacaacaacaacaactataatagTTGAACAagcagaacaacaataacaacaacttgagAGCGAACAGAGCAACAATTGATTATTgtcaataatttgttaaaaatgctCTTCACACAATTCTCGACCTACAACTATTTCTCCGTTTCTCTTTAACACATACTCTCtctcctcctctctctctctttctctctgttatGAACGCTTTTTGTGTGCACCTTTGtgcatctctctctttcaaactgtgtgtgagtgtgtgcgttgtttaaatatcaaatacaaTAAGCTTGTCTCTTTCTCGCCGTCTTtctgtatctctctctttctctgtgtgggtgtgtgtactTTCTTTCAACTCGTTCTGTTacgttttttgcatttgtttatttattaaaatttatttgtttaatattaagtaaaattaaaaactgtttcTGTTCAATAAACATCTGAGAAGTGTGGTACAAAAATCTATTCTTTAATgcacaaacaacacacacacacacacacacacatacaactaCACAGTCAAACAGTCTTCCCTCCGTTATCAGTTCCTCATGGGAAACTTTTTTGTCCGTTCAACTGTTTATTCAActtgtttcaatttaattattctatTAGTTATAAGTGTGTACAAGTTCGGGTTTAACtcgaatattcatttattattaataatgtttgttttgttattgtttttgttaattatttatttcatacatTTCTTATGTTTTTCCTTTTGTATACTTTcatatttcgttttatttgttCCACTTTGCGCGATGGTATCCTGCGATTCCCTGAATGATTCACTTGATTCACAAACAACATTAACACTCTGCGcgtggacaacaacaacaacaactatacaTACACCCAACCatactcacaaacacacacacaccatatTATGATGTTGTGCGCtgtttgtgtaatttgtgAATATtgtgaaacaaaaaaacaaaacaaaaaactatcaAAAAATTAGCAAATGGATTTGTAAACAGCAACAGTGAAATCGATGTTAACAATGTTAACAATAATCAAGCGAATGAACCGCAACGTAagtgtgtctgagtgtgtgtaaaGCACACACAGTTGTTCTTAATACTCTTGCAgataatatataaatctttTTGTATAAGTTAAAACATTGcagaatattatataaattactgAGATCGAGGAACAATTCACTCAAAACTAGAGTATAGAATTAGAAATAGAATTcaaaaatgcgttgagaaaaactattttccctacataaaacttatttatttctgcGAACTCttcaaattttacttaaaatatatccaacatattttcaacgagttttatttcaattgaaataccaaaaaatatagctaatatatgtaaaatcGGTTGCAATAATATAatctgcaagggtatttaGTCTTCGGATTGCCGTTGCTTTTATTGATTCTTCAATGTCTtttgttatattaatataaatatgtatatttgtggAATTGGTTATACCTATTagacatatatgtgtgtgtacgttatatatatatatatatctatctatttaGATATATGTGGATTTTGTCTATATATTACTTAAAAGTACAAGTACATGTGGTATTTTGTTCTTAAGTGTTTATTTACTGGGATCGGATCTATAAACATGCCATCAAAAATCACAGCACATGTAAACAATTTGAATACTTACTAActaaacaaatatacacacacacacacacacacacacttcacaTTACATCTCACACATGTATTATcattcattaattatttatgtaaaataagTGTGAATGTAAATGAATTATCAACGTGCTGCTTCAGCGTTCGCTTCAAACCCCCCTCTATAGatcacatatgtatatgtataatacgTATATATAGAGCCAAGGATCATGTGCGCGTTTGTGGACCAGCTACTACCATTTTAAGGCTTATTCCCTGTAGAGCTTacaatctttaacttaatgtTGGACACAAAGCGAATCatcaaatacaacaacaacagttctgtctacacacatgcataaatacatatgtacatatacacacatgggtaaagctgtgtgtgtgtgtgtatgtgtttaaCTGTTTTTTCATATTGCCatactacatacatactacTATTTACTACTACTATTTTCTTATAACTATTACTATTTACTACTACTATTACTATAACTACTACGAgatttatctaattttaaacGCTATTCTGTTTTAAACTGACCAAAACGTATATCTTTTTCgattctctttttttgtttcgtttttctcTTCATTATTCTAGCTTTTATGCTTTGCTACACACAAGACGATGCCAACGCTGAAGGAGGTATGTACTTGACTATAAACCTGAAGCCTAAACTAGAAAttcaaacacatacatacactttcacacacataccgacacatatacacaaatatttagtattatatataaatttatatacatatatctacaCTTTTACACATTATTCTGATACAAAGAAATTGAATCAAACTAATttaacactcacacacatgatTATATGTgtacttgtatttattgtttaacacatcacatacatatacacactgACAAACTACACTCAACACGTATTGCATTCACATTTAAATCATTAGTCGTCTaacatatatttgaatattattagTATGTAATATAATACCTAATACCTTTAGCTCATTCCACACCCACAAACAATTACTCTCAACTCTTTTTTtgtctaacaaaaaaaaaaaaaaaaaaaaaaacatacataaatacatacatatatacataaacataaacaattgCATAAGTcataaattagtaaataagtacatattactattaatctttatttatttgtatttagtttacacttcttgattattattagtattcaTTAAATCTCGTATACCTAATAGAGCCACttatacatgtatgtgtatgtacatatgcatacataatatatgtatgaattaTTCATGTACAGATTGTAAACGAATTTATCCCCAGCCTTTcgaaatttgtaaaacatttgaaatcaCAGTTTGTCGAAATATAACTATACATATATGGACTTGAGTGCTAACTCCTTCTAGGTACAGTAATACCTACACATGTGTCTCTAtggtatatgtaaatattgatatataataataataataataatatcccTGTTTAGTACTGTGTACAATACCTACATGTCTAATATTATGGGAAGCGTATTTCCTCTATGCATTTAcatgaatacatacatactaacGTAATCTAAACATAGTTAATTTCGATGAATCGAAatacttattaatattattcttaCATGTAACTATGTAACTAGTTTCTTGCATATATTATAACTTATATGATTTGATAAGTATCGTtccaattaatttgattagcTGAGGATTGTATAACTCTCGCTCTTTTTCTATTCAATTATTGTCTGGCGTTTGCATTTGCATACTTACATGCATACATGTCGGTATGtatgttcgtgtgtgtgtcttgcaTACATCACATAATATTTACCAtataaccaaataaaatatttcgaaaaaaGCAACTTTCGAAACTCAATTACAATTGCGTTTAGTTATGAGCGATGTTCTTATATTCTTCTTTCTTTAACACAGATTTTTACTAAAGTTATATCCATTTCTTATACgatatataattatagttaCATTTATAATTGAGAGATTGAACTCAATAGCAAACTCTCTTAAAACTGATGAGTAATTGTATTATCAATTCAATATATCGTAATGATTGTATGCAAATACTATCGATCAATTTTCTCAAATCTTAactatcaaatttaatatccaTTTAAAGTGtcatttaacaatttcaatattattgtaACGATTGTATGCAAATACTATCGATACATGTTGTTAACTTTTCAGTCAGAAAATACTTCAAACGCTGAATGCAAATTGATCCGTTGATCAATCGTACAATTTACAACACTATCGTAACGATTGTAAACTAATACTattgataatttttgttaacctttCTAAATGTGCTAAGCAGACTTTTGCTTAATCTTTTCTTTAGGTATTATCactcatatatatacatcaaTCTTttagatatgtacatatatacatacatataaatagctgtacataattacatatttgTGTGTTGTATTCGTCAGTTATTGTTGTGtcaatttaagttaattaataagTAATTGTATACTTATTAAGTACTTATATTTACACTTGTCTCAGGTCTTATAATTCAACTTGATGGCATTTGGTTTCAATTCCAAAACTTTAACaagacaacaaataatatttatgacttTGGGGGATTTTTCTGTGATATAATTTGTAGAATTTCTACATAAGTGTATTCGGTTTCGTTTATTTAGCATATTcacatttattcatttaaatggcATTTACATTCGTTCGCTATCAAAGTTCGCAATTAGTTTAGTTTCGAGTCGAATCTATTCTTGAGTTTAGCAAAATCTATTCACTTCTCTCCTGTAAATATTCACATTGCTCGAATATGAATCGACATGAATACAAGCAAACATTTTACATATGAGTATGTAAGTGAATTTCTGCACAAATAACTGCATAAACAGTCGTATATGTTAATCGATTACATATCGATATAACGATAAGCGATAGTTTATGTGTTTATGATCTTCTAACCGAAGACTAACACGaacactacactacacacactcaaatatacacacatgtcACACAACAGATTGTCTTaaagttcatttaaattttgcaggTTAACAAAAACTATATCGatgattaattttgtttatcttttctttcttttttctttaataaatgaattctATTTTGACTTAACCTTTGTGTGTGAACTCGTTTTTTcggtttaaaaataatatat of Drosophila innubila isolate TH190305 chromosome X, UK_Dinn_1.0, whole genome shotgun sequence contains these proteins:
- the LOC117783175 gene encoding disks large 1 tumor suppressor protein isoform X2, with amino-acid sequence MIDWVSIVRHSRRRFSNYVGSRSPVRMRRRRRQLTAPPPQQQQQQQQQQHKSRAQDKKEKERQDNDNDGNSGSYVCCCSNNQRMRIESDCENAKDATADDAAVQQLRNTRQPPQQQQQQQQQQQVVQQLQQQQQQQQQQQQQHLTQSQSATTRSGTQIVNGDDSWYYEDIQLERGNSGLGFSIAGGTDNPHIGTDTSIYITKLIPGGAAAADGRLSINDIIVSVNDVSVVDVPHASAVDALKKAGNIVKLHVKRKRVASASASATNATTATTAATATAAVASSTDVQDSGSATTTGPKVIEIDLVKGGKGLGFSIAGGIGNQHIPGDNGIYVTKLMDGGAAQVDGRLSIGDKLIAVRTNGSEKNLENVTHELAVGTLKSITDKVTLIVGKTQHLTSSASQSGGGVASSLSGSQLGQQSQAHSQSQSQLSTTAAVAATATGTTTLTRQQQESTEPGSRYASTNVLAAVPPGTPRAVSTEDITREPRTITIQKGPQGLGFNIVGGEDGQGIYVSFILSGGPADLGSELKRGDQLLSVNNVNLTHATHEEAAQALKTSGGVVTLVAQYRPEDYNRFEARIQELKQQAALSAGGSGTLLRTTQKRSLYVRALFDYDPNRDDGLPSRGLPFKHGDILHVTNASDDEWWQARRVLGDNEDEQIGIVPSKRRWERKMRARDRSVKFQGHAAANNNLDKQSTLDRKKKNFTFSRKFPFMKSRDEKNEDGSDQEPFMLCYTQDDANAEGASEENVLSYEAVQRLSINYTRPVIILGPLKDRINDDLISEYPDKFGSCVPHTTRPKREYEVDGRDYHFVSSREQMERDIQNHLFIEAGQYNDNLYGTSVASVREVAERGKHCILDVSGNAIKRLQVAQLYPVAVFIKPKSVDSVMEMNRRMTEEQAKKTYERAIKMEQEFGEYFTGVVQGDTIEEIYSKVKSMIWSQSGPTIWVPSKESL
- the LOC117783175 gene encoding disks large 1 tumor suppressor protein isoform X1, which encodes MDSDTDSDREKSSDPNEELLSSDEKTFHDDVDEDSSPDDDNDNDDDDENSSDVPILQVDETQEQLLVVLMQTETEALQMQQQQQQQHEQEIDVQVDVMTVSDEQQIDTIEVATATEQKQPLLAKYSESVRESVECFYSAQDLLEYGHMLSSSADQRTPDVESGYFDKSESDDISREEFEAISSNLRRPKGSQLGHDLGSAAPSSSESLRIELSRYCSSLEAFESQRNELEEPQERTSLLEGGQLEKQRETGEELTMDEQFVDTQKAHRALELLEDYHARLSEPQDRALRIAIERVIRIFKSRLFQALLDIQEFYELTLLDDSKSIQQKTAETLQIATKWEKDGQATKIADNQRMRIESDCENAKDATADDAAVQQLRNTRQPPQQQQQQQQQQQVVQQLQQQQQQQQQQQQQHLTQSQSATTRSGTQIVNGDDSWYYEDIQLERGNSGLGFSIAGGTDNPHIGTDTSIYITKLIPGGAAAADGRLSINDIIVSVNDVSVVDVPHASAVDALKKAGNIVKLHVKRKRVASASASATNATTATTAATATAAVASSTDVQDSGSATTTGPKVIEIDLVKGGKGLGFSIAGGIGNQHIPGDNGIYVTKLMDGGAAQVDGRLSIGDKLIAVRTNGSEKNLENVTHELAVGTLKSITDKVTLIVGKTQHLTSSASQSGGGVASSLSGSQLGQQSQAHSQSQSQLSTTAAVAATATGTTTLTRQQQESTGALNNVGQTASMSVTDSVTAIITTSNSTITTNTITSNTTTNNITNTTNTFTNLISVSNNNNCSSSNSNINNNNNNSSSNNSSSSNNHNNNLAAATATAITTQLPPQQQQQQQQQQQQQLPQAPASASAHNAKLAMPSADFKRSQSPLPRQPGSRYASTNVLAAVPPGTPRAVSTEDITREPRTITIQKGPQGLGFNIVGGEDGQGIYVSFILSGGPADLGSELKRGDQLLSVNNVNLTHATHEEAAQALKTSGGVVTLVAQYRPEDYNRFEARIQELKQQAALSAGGSGTLLRTTQKRSLYVRALFDYDPNRDDGLPSRGLPFKHGDILHVTNASDDEWWQARRVLGDNEDEQIGIVPSKRRWERKMRARDRSVKFQGHAAANNNLDKQSTLDRKKKNFTFSRKFPFMKSRDEKNEDGSDQEPNGFVNSNSEIDVNNVNNNQANEPQPFMLCYTQDDANAEGASEENVLSYEAVQRLSINYTRPVIILGPLKDRINDDLISEYPDKFGSCVPHTTRPKREYEVDGRDYHFVSSREQMERDIQNHLFIEAGQYNDNLYGTSVASVREVAERGKHCILDVSGNAIKRLQVAQLYPVAVFIKPKSVDSVMEMNRRMTEEQAKKTYERAIKMEQEFGEYFTGVVQGDTIEEIYSKVKSMIWSQSGPTIWVPSKESL